The nucleotide sequence actgataggcttcaaactgtagatattaatggagtaaagtcaagcggatcaagcgtctcaatgggtgttcctcagggctcaattttaggaccattcctcttcttggtatatgtcaatgacctgccttttatggtggaaaaacaggcgggtatagtgctgtttgccgatgacacttctttaatatttaaattagatcgccatagcgaaaatgtaagttcggttaataatatactgtcggccatatctatctggttctcaaccaacaatcttcttttaaatgctaataagacccaatgcattaaatttacccttccaaacgtaaggcaggccaatactgacataatactggaaggccagaaattagaatttgttgaaaatactaagtttttaggaattataattgatgcaaagctacagtggggtgctcatatttctaaactatccaatagacttagctctgccgcttatgctgttaggaggatccgacaattgacagatgtagctacagctaggcttgtttatttcagctattttcatagcttgttatcttatggtttacttttatggggtagcgcggctgatatacaaactatttttataattcagaaaagggccgttcgcgcaatttacggcttaggaccaagagactcgttaagacaactctttaagaaaataaacatacctacagtagcgtcccagtacatttttgatcttataatgtatgttaggaaaaatacctctttttttcaaaaagttagtgccacaactgatagaaatttacgtaataaacataaattagtcatgccgtttcataggcttagcaaagtcaataaatcatttatggggaactgtatacgattttataataggttgccggagtctgttcttgatatgccctaccgaaaattcaaagagtatgtaaagaaagtactttgtgagaaggcttattataggactgatgattaccttaatgataaaaacatctggctcgagcttggcacaggaacctcgtaattaattgtagtttaatttgaacttaaatcaaaatttcagtacactctgtacataaatctttttaaaattggcaatccataaaatatatatatatatatatatttttttttcttttttcaatattaaatctcataaatatataaatctcccgtgaacaatgtattctcccgtccacattatattctaagtataatttaatattgtgaagttgacgttgttaaagaaaatgctgcagtgcagtttgttaccgcttcttctgcactgacgccttggaagcggcagtaaacttagtttttaagtaatatatttgacgtcaaccaagttgttaaaccatacgacaattattaagcgatataataatatcctataataatgaataaaaaattttgaattttgaattttttgaattttttaacatCTTCAAGTGCTGTGGCTGAACCCAAACCAGTTATTGTGATAGAAGCGGCATCTGTAGCTAGAGAATGGATAACTGTTCCTTCAGCCATGTACATTGTTGATATGTTATTGGAAGATGAGCAGTATCAGCTTTTAGAAGAATTTGAGTGGATTGTAATACCAGTTTTGAATCCTGATGGATACGAGTTCAGTCATACAAATGTAAGAATGTGATTTCTAAATTCTGTATAATGCAGTGACGGAATGCTAAATTTAGCTGTTGTTGTATCTTGCCTAtgttaatttcttaaaaaccaATAAACCTTTGAGACTTTAGAAAGGAAATAAGCTTGATTTCAGTAAATATACAAGATTTAGCGTGTAATCACAATTACAAATAGTCATTCAGTAACAAATACATTCTGTAGTTTCGTTGAGCACCTCCAGTAATTCGTATAATAttgtactttaaaaattatcagtGAATGCTTGTTATTTCATGTTCATTTCGTTAACCTAACTTTACATTTGGAACCATATGTAACACTTTACCATAACTTACAAAGATGTTATTGTCAATTTGCAGACTCGACTTTGGATCAAATCACGACGCACAAATTTACTGCCCCTCGTTTGTGTCGGTGTGAACATTAATCGTAACTTCGACATTGATTTTGGTAATTTCGACTCGAGCACCAATTACTGCAGTGACACCTACGATGGAGGATCCCCATTCTCCGAGCCAGAAAGCCAATTCGTCCAATCAATTGTTGAAGAATATCGCGACAGGATAAAGTTGTACATCTCTTTGCAAAACAAAGGTGGATTGATCACGTATCCATGGAGCTATGAACGGGCTGCATCAGCGTTATTCAAACAACATCATATGTTGGCTTTATCTATGATAAGTGTTATGAATGGAAATTATACAGTGGGTGTGTCATCTGTAGCTATTGAAAGAGCTTCGGGTACAAGCAGCGATTATGTTAGGAGAAACGGAGTAAGATATACGTTTAATTTAGATATAGGAAGCGTTGATAACAATGTCGTGATACCGGTTCAAGAAATACCGACGATTGTTGAAGACGTTTGGTGGGCGGTCTCGACTGCGGCGAGggaaattgtttattaaattgttgtgaatatttatttgtttatttaaaactttattgcacaaaacacaaatgtacaaaaggcggacttaatgccgtttggcattctctaccagtcaaccagctgaccaaacagaaataattttaagttggtggtgcgataaagtgcacatgcatactgaaaaatacatacaagatacataatatacataaaatatcaaattatttaataaactgaGTCTACCATGGTCCAGTGAACTCGCAACTATATATTGAAGTACATCACTGAGAGAACAATCCTCGGGAATAGAATACTTACCGCTGAACACCTCTCCTTGTACCTCGTCTGCGCAACCACGCAAGAAGAAGAATAGAATATCGATATTTTGTTACTGaaacagttttatttcatccagttggtaaatttttgttgtttttgtgAGTCGGAGGACGAAAAAATTATCAATGAACtacagtttttattatattcttgtCTGATTAATTTTGTAGGGTTGAATGCTGAAAAGGCTTCATCAGAATATTTCCAtgccaaaaattttatttttgtcttatataACACGTAAAGTATTGTAGCTGGCTTTCAATATCTGAATAAACTAATCGGCCCCCACCAATAGTatctttttaatgtaattgttttgaaaaacaaatatatcttTGACAAATAATATCCTAATCggcatttttaattatttacatatacttaggtttaattaaagatattaagataaaatttattcgaGTTATCAATCATTCATTTGTCGTTGACTTGATAATTTATTCAGTCATTTGCATCAGTGTAGCCCCAAAAAAATGTTGTtcaaattgtttatatttttctttttgagtTCCCAAACGTTAGCCAAAAATGAATTATATTCAGGGTGAGTATTTCAtctcttatattttttcttagttATTATCTCGCAAAGCTTAGTGTTATTTCCATAAAATTTGAATCATGCAAATCCTTTTTTGCTGTTGtggaaagtaattttatttatattttcacgattttttaTCAACAGGAAGACATGAGCCAATTCAGAGAcaagaatttattttgtatttttagtaTATTCATTTAATGTTGAGCTGGTACGGGCACATTATGAGAAGTGAAGAAGGTCATGTTACTTAAAGGGCCTTAAATATGGAGGTCGAAGGTTGTCGATAAaggggaagaccgaaaaagagatggatggacaGTGAAAGGAAAGTATGGGCAGaaagggagtgaccagtgagatggcaatgacagaagtaattaggAAAAACTGTTCCGACGTTACATCAAGAGTTGGAAAAGATATACACAAAGAAGagtatatttatcaaataacaaaagtaaatacaaattaaattgctTCCAGATACAAGgtgtacaatataaaatttggaacagaagaacaagaaaataattttaagttattgaaACGAGATGGCTTAGATTTCTGGAGATACCCATCTTGGGAACGGAATGTCATTGGTCGTGTTATGGTAGCCACATCGCACGTGGAATGGTTTGAAAGAAAACTAAGAGATATGAATATTGATGTA is from Amyelois transitella isolate CPQ chromosome 21, ilAmyTran1.1, whole genome shotgun sequence and encodes:
- the LOC106143267 gene encoding carboxypeptidase B gives rise to the protein MIYKIIFMLFIVTFVVGSKHDQYKGYKVYTFNLTSAYQRDNFDHLKSDVIDYWILPNLELKRAGRVMVPASHQSWFEENLRELGMPVEVLIQDVYEYLMKKENEDSLQRNLENQMILSRRSRDRVYNLTRYLRYNEILEYALDLQEEFLTSPNISLDVVAFSQNTFQNRELFYLKLTSSSAVAEPKPVIVIEAASVAREWITVPSAMYIVDMLLEDEQYQLLEEFEWIVIPVLNPDGYEFSHTNTRLWIKSRRTNLLPLVCVGVNINRNFDIDFGNFDSSTNYCSDTYDGGSPFSEPESQFVQSIVEEYRDRIKLYISLQNKGGLITYPWSYERAASALFKQHHMLALSMISVMNGNYTVGVSSVAIERASGTSSDYVRRNGVRYTFNLDIGSVDNNVVIPVQEIPTIVEDVWWAVSTAAREIVY